In a single window of the Porites lutea chromosome 14, jaPorLute2.1, whole genome shotgun sequence genome:
- the LOC140924954 gene encoding uncharacterized protein — MAFFEDNLLAVNGGLTHHGEQVTADEDLSPSLENTIVVLWLQLIHPGLPLLVKQKYGSELRNKTLASLKPEISQALNSLLDELRSIEDTKAMRISNVNPRRTSNGGQGQPRRRPFVSCILCKTAGRPHNTHDLMECRYLPDRDRRPLARSRLINDDPDEFATGDCGPYDECCGHALPPEHSDVPTAPTALRVSIIQSPVLNTFYHEHPVQLTLDTGATSNMVRASAAKLYGLPVTPASQMARQADGVTPMDVVGEVHCTLTRGQQAFELDALVVRQLDVDILAGNPFLARNDIGIRPARRQIVIGGSDVIHYGTASKHTTQPAVRRTQSFLLRNPQRTVILPGEYVQLDTPCDSDPDTLWALEPRLDCPSNTPLKAEGAWPPPQQVLSVDHAVRITNTTDSPILLRTGEQLCHVRHVIPVDSIDTTSAPTPTATTAPTCCQPFSTNVILDPDGCLDEDIRDKFRALNLEFDDVFNPTISKYNGASGTIEAVVNIGPTLPPQRKGRLPQYNRSTLEELQAKFDELEVAGVFARPEQVNVHVEYLNTSFLVKKPNGGSRLVTSFGEVAQYSKPQPSLMPNVDGVLREIGKWEYIVISDLLKSFYQIPLAHSSMKYCGVATPFKGIRVYTRSAMGMPGSETCLEELMSRVLGDLIQEGCVAKIADDLYVGGSNPTDVLHNWRRVLSLLQRNNLRLSAPKTLICPRKATVLGWVWSNGTLQASPHKLAALSSVDPPTTVQGLRSFVGAYKVLSRVLPKFAELLDPLDQATAGKESRERLVWSDELLLSFKSAQHALENHKTITIPQPRDALWIVTDGSVKNRGIAATLYTHRNGKLLLAGFFSAKLRKHQVTWLPCEIEALAIASSIKHFAPYIIQSSHTTEVLTDSRPCVQAYDKLRRGEFSASSRVTTFLSTVSRYSVHVRHIAGVENLPSDFASRHPRECLDSSCQICRFIAELEDSVVRSISVSEVLEGSVRMPFTSRAAWQATQLECPHLRRTHSHLSQGTRPSKKATKIIDVKRYLQDVVIATDGLLVVKDHPPFQPPRDRIVVPRTVLDGLLTALHIRFSHPSKYQTKRLFSRYFFALDLDKAIETVSSCCHTCQSLKTIPKHLHPQSSADAPPTIGVSFAADVAKRHRQLIMVLRETVSSYTVSSFIASEKLEDLRNAIIMLCSQLRSLRDGGVIVRVDPAPGFSALAKDRVLLSYGITLEVGRPKNPNKNPVAERAIEELGLEILNLSPEGGPVSQTTLSLATANMNSRIRRDGLSALELWTQRDQLTGAQLPIVDRQIILSQNFSRQQNHMPSAKSKAHGFTKASIPTVLVGDLVFIKGDKDKLKARDKYLVIGIDKDLFCQLRKFTTSQFRSKVYTIPMCDCYPVTPTVLAQTPQGPIRGQTESTASDSEASSDDDPVPVVPSLRPPTVLASPPVDTYTVPVHHSVSPAHSQLPAQEHPPIPEVILPSRSPPQAPLDPSFTDDAQPTPAAVIPTRKSDRSRKAPFWHNKDWDFD, encoded by the coding sequence ATGGCCTTCTTCGAAGACAACCTCCTTGCAGTTAATGGTGGCTTAACCCACCACGGTGAGCAGGTGACCGCAGATGAAGATCTTTCCCCATCGCTCGAGAACACTATAGTAGTTCTGTGGCTGCAGCTGATCCACCCTGGCCTACCATTACTGGTAAAGCAGAAGTATGGTTCTGAGTTGCGTAACAAGACCCTTGCCTCACTCAAGCCAGAGATCTCACAAGCACTTAATTCCCTCCTTGATGAACTACGCTCCATAGAGGACACCAAAGCCATGCGTATTAGCAATGTCAACCCCAGACGCACCTCTAATGGCGGACAGGGCCAACCACGCCGCCGTCCATTTGTATCTTGTATTCTCTGCAAAACCGCTGGACGCCCTCACAACACCCATGATCTAATGGAGTGCCGTTACCTGCCTGATCGTGACAGGAGACCATTGGCCCGCTCACGTCTTATAAACGACGATCCTGATGAGTTTGCGACCGGCGACTGTGGCCCTTATGATGAGTGTTGCGGTCATGCCCTCCCGCCTGAGCACAGTGATGTACCTACTGCACCTACTGCACTCCGTGTCAGCATCATTCAATCACCTGTTCTCAACACCTTTTACCACGAGCACCCCGTGCAGCTCACCCTTGATACTGGCGCCACGTCTAACATGGTTCGTGCCTCGGCCGCTAAGTTATATGGCCTACCTGTTACCCCAGCTTCTCAGATGGCCCGCCAAGCCGATGGAGTTACCCCTATGGATGTGGTGGGTGAAGTGCATTGCACTCTCACTCGTGGACAGCAAGCATTTGAACTAGACGCCCTAGTTGTTCGCCAACTCGATGTTGACATTTTAGCGGGAAACCCCTTCCTGGCCCGAAACGACATCGGCATCCGTCCTGCCAGGCGCCAAATTGTAATCGGCGGGTCTGACGTAATCCACTATGGTACTGCTTCCAAACACACTACTCAACCAGCTGTGCGACGCACCCAGTCCTTTCTCCTACGCAACCCGCAACGCACAGTTATACTGCCAGGAGAATACGTTCAGCTTGACACCCCTTGTGATTCTGACCCAGATACGTTATGGGCCCTTGAACCCCGACTAGACTGTCCATCCAACACCCCCCTCAAGGCAGAAGGAGCATGGCCCCCACCTCAACAAGTCCTCTCTGTGGACCACGCTGTACGCATAACCAATACGACTGACTCTCCTATACTTCTTCGGACCGGCGAGCAGCTGTGTCATGTAAGGCATGTTATACCTGTTGACAGCATAGACACCACATCTGCCCCTACCCCTACAGCCACTACTGCCCCTACCTGCTGCCAGCCCTTCTCCACTAATGTGATCCTTGACCCCGATGGCTGCTTAGACGAGGACATTCGCGACAAGTTCAGAGCACTGAATCTGGAGTTTGATGATGTTTTCAACCCCACTATCTCGAAATATAACGGCGCTAGCGGTACCATTGAAGCTGTTGTCAACATTGGTCCCACACTCCCCCCTCAGCGTAAAGGCAGACTCCCACAGTACAACAGAAGCACCCTTGAGGAATTGCAAGCCAAATTTGACGAGCTCGAAGTGGCTGGTGTGTTTGCCAGACCTGAACAGGTGAACGTACACGTTGAGTACTTGAATACCTCCTTCCTTGTTAAGAAACCCAATGGGGGTAGCAGACTTGTGACATCCTTCGGCGAAGTTGCCCAGTATAGCAAGCCCCAGCCTTCTCTAATGCCTAACGTCGATGGTGTACTGCGTGAAATTGGGAAGTGGGAGTATATAGTTATCTCGGACTTGTTAAAGTCGTTCTATCAAATTCCACTGGCTCACTCTTCCATGAAGTACTGTGGGGTAGCCACACCCTTTAAAGGCATCCGTGTGTATACCCGCTCTGCTATGGGCATGCCTGGGTCGGAAACATGCCTCGAGGAGCTAATGTCTCGAGTTCTGGGTGACCTAATTCAAGAGGGTTGTGTTGCCAAAATTGCTGATGACCTGTACGTTGGTGGGAGCAACCCTACAGATGTCCTTCATAATTGGCGGCGCGTTCTTTCCTTGCTTCAACGCAACAATCTTCGTCTCTCCGCGCCCAAAACACTCATCTGTCCCAGAAAGGCCACCGTGTTGGGTTGGGTATGGTCTAATGGCACCCTACAGGCTAGCCCCCACAAGTTAGCCGCATTATCCTCTGTTGACCCTCCTACTACTGTTCAAGGCCTACGATCTTTCGTTGGTGCATACAAGGTGCTCAGCCGAGTACTCCCTAAGTTCGCTGAATTGCTGGACCCCTTGGATCAGGCCACCGCTGGAAAGGAATCTCGAGAAAGACTAGTGTGGTCCGATGAGTTACTCCTGTCTTTCAAGTCCGCCCAACATGCCTTGGAAAACCACAAGACCATCACAATCCCCCAACCCCGCGACGCTTTGTGGATCGTGACAGACGGTTCTGTGAAGAATAGAGGCATCGCAGCCACACTCTACACCCACCGGAACGGTAAACTGCTGTTGGCTGGTTTTTTCAGCGCGAAACTGCGAAAGCATCAAGTGACCTGGCTACCGTGTGAGATCGAAGCTCTGGCCATAGCTTCCTCCATCAAGCACTTCGCCCCTTACATTATCCAGTCATCCCATACAACCGAAGTTCTGACGGACAGTAGGCCTTGTGTCCAAGCCTACGATAAGCTTAGGAGAGGAGAGTTCTCAGCCAGCTCCAGAGTTACCACCTTCCTGTCTACAGTCAGCCGCTATTCTGTCCATGTGCGCCACATTGCAGGTGTTGAAAACCTCCCCTCAGACTTCGCCAGCAGACACCCAAGAGAATGCTTGGACTCCAGCTGTCAGATTTGTCGCTTTATTGCGGAGTTGGAAGATTCTGTTGTGCGCAGCATCTCCGTGAGCGAAGTCCTAGAGGGTTCTGTTCGAATGCCCTTCACCAGCCGCGCCGCATGGCAAGCTACCCAGCTGGAATGCCCTCACCTCCGGCGAACCCATTCTCACCTCAGTCAAGGTACCCGACCTTCAAAGAAGGCTACCAAAATAATTGATGTCAAACGCTATCTTCAGGACGTCGTCATCGCCACTGATGGTCTTCTCGTTGTCAAAGACCACCCGCCTTTCCAGCCCCCTCGCGATCGCATTGTTGTCCCTCGCACTGTTCTTGATGGACTCCTGACAGCCCTTCACATCCGTTTCAGTCATCCTTCCAAGTACCAAACCAAGCGCCTTTTTAGCAGGTACTTCTTTGCTCTAGACCTTGACAAAGCAATTGAGACTGTCTCTTCCTGCTGTCACACCTGTCAATCTCTGAAGACTATCCCTAAACACCTGCACCCGCAGTCTTCTGCCGATGCTCCTCCTACCATTGGCGTATCATTTGCAGCTGATGTGGCTAAGCGTCATCGTCAACTGATCATGGTTCTAAGGGAAACAGTGTCTTCGTACACCGTGTCTTCCTTCATCGCGAGTGAAAAACTCGAAGACCTCCGCAATGCCATCATCATGCTCTGCTCCCAGCTCCGTTCCCTTCGCGACGGAGGGGTGATCGTCCGCGTTGATCCTGCCCCTGGCTTCTCCGCCCTCGCCAAAGACAGAGTACTCCTCTCTTATGGGATCACCCTGGAGGTTGGTAGGCCCAAAAACCCTAACAAGAATCCTGTGGCTGAGCGCGCAATCGAAGAGCTAGGCTTGGAGATCCTCAACTTGTCTCCTGAGGGAGGCCCCGTCTCTCAAACTACGCTGTCCTTAGCAACGGCCAATATGAACTCCCGCATCCGCCGTGATGGCCTCTCAGCTCTTGAGTTGTGGACGCAACGCGACCAGCTCACTGGCGCGCAGCTTCCAATTGTCGACCGCCAGATTATCCTCAGTCAAAACTTTTCCCGCCAGCAGAATCACATGCCGAGTGCTAAGTCCAAGGCCCATGGCTTTACCAAAGCCTCCATCCCCACTGTCCTTGTTGGTGACCTTGTTTTCATCAAAGGTGACAAAGACAAACTGAAAGCCCGCGACAAGTATCTTGTGATCGGCATCGATAAAGACCTTTTCTGTCAGCTCCGCAAGTTTACCACTTCACAGTTCCGCAGTAAGGTCTACACCATTCCTATGTGTGACTGCTACCCTGTCACCCCAACTGTCCTAGCTCAGACTCCACAAGGACCCATCCGTGGCCAGACCGAATCCACTGCTTCTGACTCTGAAGCAAGCTCTGACGATGATCCTGTTCCCGTCGTCCCTTCACTAAGACCCCCTACAGTGCTTGCTTCTCCACCAGTGGATACCTATACTGTTCCGGTACACCACTCAGTGTCTCCAGCTCATTCTCAGCTACCCGCCCAGGAACACCCCCCAATTCCTGAAGTCATTCTGCCTTCTCGGAGTCCTCCACAAGCTCCCCTGGACCCCTCTTTTACTGATGATGCACAGCCGACGCCTGCTGCTGTTATCCCCACTAGGAAATCTGACCGCTCGCGGAAAGCCCCATTTTGGCACAATAAGGACTGGGACTTTGACTAA
- the LOC140924858 gene encoding dynein axonemal heavy chain 7-like, whose translation MANCKTTHRNDCWITRSAREGDPEDKQQTAEWVKAFRDTSIPCSNDFSVTGDFGRSCEDKGLEQAGLPTDSFSIQNGIIIRTSSFPL comes from the exons ATGGCAAACTGCAAAACAACTCACAGGAATGACTGTTGGATAACAAGATCAGCAAGAGAAGGCGACCCTGAAGACAAG cAACAAACTGCAGAATGGGTGAAAGCTTTCCGTGACACCAGCATCCCCTGTTCGAATGACTTCTCGGTCACCGGAGACTTTGGGAGATCCTGTGAAGATAAGGGACTGGAACAAGCTGGGCTACCAACTGACAGTTTCTCTATTCAGAATGGCATCATTATCAG GACGTCCAGTTTCCCCCTTTGA
- the LOC140924836 gene encoding uncharacterized protein KIAA1958-like encodes MASGDSKFEDLSEADIDSLIDDAVPKNTKKATAWGISVLKDWLSKKYPSEVLESLSPEVLSERLKKFYQELRKSPTEHYSASAHLSIRAAIDRHLNTLPEFSGISIVRDPLFKIANKSLSAKLKQLKAQGFAKVQHHPSISPEDIQKCYETKVFSDETPISLLRVNWFNISLHFCRRGRENLRSLTPDSFVIKKDANGGEYVEMSISEKTKNHQGGLGDKADESDPKMFSTGMSNCPVKYFKKFLSVLNPNQTALFQKPKRNFLPSDEIWFENSPIGVNKLGDMMKEISLAASLSKVYTNHCVRSTTISALDEAGIPIHRIMQTSGHRSESSVKSYCDRQSLEKYKESSNILARVGHDSKESTSGAVVGAVNNIENLTQNSQSHNVQNVVANLNHSPTLNVLSRAEFKDCQININITKK; translated from the exons ATGGCTTCGGGCGACTCAAAGTTTGAAGATTTGTCCGAAGCAGACATCGATTCCCTCATTGATGATGCAGTTCCTAAAAACACCAAGAAAGCAACTGCTTGGGGAATATCTGTTTTGAAAG actggttatccaaaaaatacccaagtgaggTTTTGGAAAGTCTTTCACCAGAAGTTCTCTCTGAGAGGTTAAAGAAATTCTATCAAGAATTAAGGAAATCGCCGACAGAGCATTACAGTGCTTCAGCGCACTTGTCCATCAGAGCGGCCATTGATCGCCACTTGAACACACTGCCAGAGTTTAGCGGCATTTCTATCGTACGAGATCCgctatttaaaattgcaaataaatcccTGAGTGCTAAACTAAAACAGCTTAAAGCTCAAGGCTTTGCGAAAGTTCAACATCATCCATCTATTTCTCCCGAAGACATCCAAAAGTGCTAcgagacgaaagttttcagtgaCGAAACCCCAATAAGTTTACTTCGCGTGAACTGGTTCAACATCAGCCTTCACTTCTGTCGCCGTGGAAGGGAAAATCTTCGATCCTTAACACCAGATAGTTTTGTCATTAAGAAAGATGCAAACGGCGGTGAATATGTGGAGATGTCTATcagtgaaaaaacgaaaaaccacCAAGGCGGTCTCGGAGATAAAGCCGACGAAAGTGATCCAAAAATGTTCAGCACTGGAATGTCAAATTGtcctgtaaaatatttcaaaaagtttctcaGCGTCCTCAATCCTAATCAAACTGCACTGTTtcagaaaccaaagagaaattttctccCTAGCGACGAAATATGGTTTGAAAATTCACCGATTGGAGTGAATAAACTGGGTGACATGATGAAGGAAATATCGCTCGCGGCAAGCTTGAGCAAGGTCTACACAAACCATTGTGTTAGATCTACAACCATCTCTGCTCTGGATGAAGCTGGAATACCCATTCATAGAATTATGCAGACTTCAGGCCACAGAAGCGAGAGCAGCGTTAAGTCGTATTGTGACAGACAAAGCCTGGAAAAGTACAAAGAATCCTCCAATATTCTTGCTAGAGTTGGTCATGATTCGAAGGAGTCTACGTCCGGCGCGGTAGTCGGTGCTGTGAATAACATCGAAAATCTAACACAAAACAGTCAAAGCCACAATGTACAGAATGTAGTGGCTAATTTAAACCATTCTCCAACGCTTAACGTCCTTTCACGTGCAGAATTCAAAGACTGTCAAATCAAcataaacattacaaagaaGTAA